CGCCGGTCGCGGTCCCGGGTGTCACCAGGACGGTCGCGGCCAGCAGGCCCAGGACCGAGGCTCGGCGACAGCCGAGCCGTTTCAGCGGGTTCACGGTTCTCCTCGGGTGGGTGGGGGGTTGGGTGGTGCGATCGGTGGGTCTTCAGGGCGTGGTCAGCTCGAACCGTGCGATGCGCACTGAGCCGCCGAGTGCCTGGGTGGCGTGGTTGAAGAGGGCGAATCGGTAGCCCATAAAGAACTGCCAGTTGTTGCCCAGGGAGAAGGCGGGGCCGAGGCGGGTGAAGTTGGTGCCGTCGGTGCTGTAGGAGAAGGTTCCGGGGCGGGGCGCGCCGGGGTGGATGTCCGCGTTCGCGCGCAGCCAGATGCGGCTGCCGGAGATGGTGGCGCTCGCGGCCTCGGTGCCGGTGCCGGTGGTGTTCCAGTTGCCGTCCATGGTCAGCCCGTTGACCATCGCCACCCGTGTCGTACCGCCGTCGCGTTTGACGCCGATCCAGGCGGAGGAGTCACGCAGCAGCGCGAGTCCGGCGCGGTCGCCGTCGCGCATCGCCGAGAAGTCGAGCTGGATGGTGGCGGTCGAGGTGGGGCCCTGGATGCGGTGGGTGAGGGTGTTGCGGGCCCCGTAGAGGTCGTTGGTGACGGTGGCGGTCCGCAGGGTCAGTCCGTTGTCGACGGACCACTTGGTGTTGTCCGGGTTGTGGTTCCACTCCCACCTGGGCTTGAGGGTCGTACCGTCGAAGGTGTCGACGCCGGTCATGGGGGTGACCTGGCGGGGTGGAGCGGGCACGGCCGGGCTGGGATACGTGGTGCCCCAGGCGCCGTTCACGAGTTGCACGACGGGCCAGCCGTCCGGGGTCCAGGTGACCGGTGCCAGGGCGGGCATCCGTCCGCCGGGGTAGGCGTCGACGAAGGCCAGGTAGTACCAGGCGCCGCTCTGCGTCTGCACCAGCCCGCCCTGGTGGGGGACGCCGCCGCCCGGGATCGGCCCGCGCAGGTCGAGGAGGACCTGCCGCATCGTGTACGGGCCGAAGGGGCCGCTCGACGACTTGAGGATGTACTGGCCGTTCGCGGGCCGGGTCACGAAGATGTAGTACTGCCCGTTGATCTTGTAGAAGCGGGAGCCTTCGAGGGTGCCGACGCTCGACGGTGTGGTGAACACCTGTTGGGTGCGGACCTGGTTGCGGCCGTCGGGCGAGAGCTGGGCCACGCTGATGGTGGTGTTGCCGTACGCCACGTACAGGGTGTCGTCGGTGTCGACGAGCAGCCCCGCGTCGTAGTGCGGCGTCCCGATCGTGGCGAGCCTGTTCCACGGTCCCTCGACGGCGGTGGCGGTGTAGACGTACGTCTTGGCGAAGTCGATCTGGCCGAGCCAGTAGAAGGTCCGGTTGCTCGGACGGTAGGCGAGCGAGGACGCCCAGATGCCCCGGACGTAGCCCCGGGCGCCGTTCAGGTCGTACTTGGCGCCGAAGTCGAGGACGGGTACCGAGTGGCCGGCGATCTCCCAGTGCACCAGGTCGTACGAGCGCAGGACGGGTGCGCCCGGCGAGTAGTGCATCGTCGAGGCCGAGGCGTAGTAGGTGCTGCCGACGCGGATGACGTCGATGTCCGCGAAGTCCTGCCAGATCACCGGGTTGGTGTACTCCGCGGCAGCCTCGAGGTCTGTACCGGAAGCGGCCACGCTCTCGGAGGCCGCGGTCAGCGGGAGGAAGGCACCGGCGGCCAAGCCTGTGCCGGCCGTCAGCGCGCGGCGACGGGACATTGCTTGATGAGTCCATGACATCTGCACGCGTGGCGTTCTCCTTCTGTGGCCCAGCCGTTGGTGGTTGGAGTTGTCCGGAGGTGCCCTGCTGGATCGCGCGGAGTGGCTGCTCTGTATACGAGATGTCGAACGCGGATCGGCTTGCCGAGCATTCTGGATGATAGGGGGCCGGTGAATCCCGTCAATACTTCGCGCACGAATCGTTGGAGTCTTCGAAACATTCGAAGATATTTGATCCCATGTCAGCGAGGGTTACTTGCCCGGATAATGCGGATACATCACATTCGGCAAGCCTGTGTGGCCGGATCGTCAAGGCGGTGCGGTGATGAGTGTTGACATGTTCGACGGCCTCCCTAGTATCCATGAGGTCCTAGTTTCCGAATGGTTCACAAAATTTCGAACCGCTCATCTCTCTTCTGTCCAGTGTCATGGACGTGACATCGATCTTCGTGTCACCTGCCATGCCGCCCTTCCGGAAATGGAGCCCTTGGTGCCCAGACGATCAGGCGGACGGCTGTTCCGCCTCCTCGCGACCATCGTGCTGACGGTCACCGCGTCCGTGACGGCCTCCGCTCACTCCACCGCCTCGTCCGCGCCTGGCAGTCCGGCGCTCACCCCACCGTTGGGTTGGAACAGCTGGAACAGTTTCGGGTGCGGGGTCACCGAGGCTCAGGTTCGCCAGGCCGCCGACGCGATGGTGTCCTCGGGGATGCGGGACGCCGGTTACCGCTACGTGGTGGTCGACGACTGCTGGTTCGACCCGCAGCGCGACGCGGCCGGCAACC
Above is a genomic segment from Streptomyces sp. R21 containing:
- a CDS encoding glycoside hydrolase 43 family protein, with amino-acid sequence MSRRRALTAGTGLAAGAFLPLTAASESVAASGTDLEAAAEYTNPVIWQDFADIDVIRVGSTYYASASTMHYSPGAPVLRSYDLVHWEIAGHSVPVLDFGAKYDLNGARGYVRGIWASSLAYRPSNRTFYWLGQIDFAKTYVYTATAVEGPWNRLATIGTPHYDAGLLVDTDDTLYVAYGNTTISVAQLSPDGRNQVRTQQVFTTPSSVGTLEGSRFYKINGQYYIFVTRPANGQYILKSSSGPFGPYTMRQVLLDLRGPIPGGGVPHQGGLVQTQSGAWYYLAFVDAYPGGRMPALAPVTWTPDGWPVVQLVNGAWGTTYPSPAVPAPPRQVTPMTGVDTFDGTTLKPRWEWNHNPDNTKWSVDNGLTLRTATVTNDLYGARNTLTHRIQGPTSTATIQLDFSAMRDGDRAGLALLRDSSAWIGVKRDGGTTRVAMVNGLTMDGNWNTTGTGTEAASATISGSRIWLRANADIHPGAPRPGTFSYSTDGTNFTRLGPAFSLGNNWQFFMGYRFALFNHATQALGGSVRIARFELTTP